The Sus scrofa isolate TJ Tabasco breed Duroc chromosome 4, Sscrofa11.1, whole genome shotgun sequence genomic sequence ATCGAGctcctcaaaaaagaacaaatactacTTTTTTACTTCCTGCTCCCCTTTCAActtgctttggttttgtttctgtccTTACTACTacgctaaaaaaacaaaaacagacagaaaacccTACTTATTTTTCAGTGCCTTGTAGGAAACATGGAAAAtatgttaaaagataaacaaacataATAATCAGCACTTAACCAAAACCACTATTAATTCTTACTTATTCCCTTCAAGTCTCTTTTACTGTGTACTTATAAGtataaaaaattgaatattatatttataaataaatattctggggttttttcttataaatatcttctcttaacattaaacagaatttttttggccacatccatggcatgtagaagttcttggaccagggatcaaagccacgtcaCAGTAGGGACCCAAGTCACTgcattgacaacactggatccccaacctgcaaTGGGCCACCAAAAGAGCCACCAAACTCCTAAACACATTTTTTGGAAACAATTTTAATCATTGAATAATGCATTATATGGATGTACCATAAgttatttagtttttcttctaCAGTTGACATGTAGCTAGTTTTCAATTTTCACTCATATATCTAGCTCTCTGATACACATTTTTGTAGAAAATTTCCTTGTTTCagattcttcttatttcttttctttttcttttcttttcttttttttttttttagggttgcacccaaggcatatggaagttcccagtctaggggtcaaattggagctgcagctgccagcctacaccatagccacgcaggatctgagctgtgtcttcgacctacaccacagttcatggcaacaccagatacttaccCACTGATCTGAGGCCCGGGAtccaaccttcatcctcatgaatactagtcaggttcgttaccactgagccacaatgggaactcccagatgcctCTTATTTCTTAAGGGTAGATCCCAAGCGGGGAAAGGACTAGTTTAAGGATATGAGGTTATAAACATTTTTGATAGATTTGCCTAGTTACTTCTTGGAAAGGTAGTTTACATCCTGTAGCAACATACAAGGATCCCAAACCCATCTATCAATCTGCTaatgctgaattttttttgtgtctgtctttttgccatttctagggccacttctgcggcatatggaggtttccaggctaagggtctaattggagctgtagccgccagcctacaccacagtcacagcaacgtgagatctgagccatgtctgcaacctacaccacaggtcacagcaacgccggatccttaacccactgagcaaggccagggatcaaacccgcagcctcgtggcccctagttggattcgttaaccactgagccatgacggggactcctgcTAATGCTGAATTTTTTACAAGCCTTTAAAACTCTGCCAACCTGACAGGTTAATGTAGAATCCTCGCCTCGATTTGCTCTTCTCTGATGAGCGTTGATTACACTTTACCCTTGGCTTCCCGGCTCTCTTATTTCTGAATATTCCTTTTCAGTCTCTTTctcaggcttttctttttctgtctgttccACTGTGTTTTGTCCTCAGCCTCTCGAATGTCCCACAGGCATCTCAAACTCAGTGTATCCTAAATTCAACCCGTCCTCCCTCCTGAGCTTGCTTCACTTCGGGGCCAATGACGTCATCGACCACCCAGGCACGCCCGTCAGAAACCAGACTCGTCTCATCCCCACATCAACCACTGTGTTTCTCTGACCCACATCTTCAATGTCTCAAACATGTCCACTGCTTCCTGGCTCCACGGCATTGCTCTAGGCCAAGTCTTTCTTAACCCTCGTGACCAGACGCCCTGCTTCGTGGCCCTGCTCCCCTCAGGCATCCACGCCGCTTCCAGAGTGATCTTTCTCAAACGCCCTCTGACCATCTGACCCTCTGGACTCGACGTCGCTGTCCGGCTTCATTGCTCGCCCCTTCCCATCCATTCCCTTCTCCTCTCCAGCCACGTGGCAAGAGTTCCCCACGGCTTCTAAACTCTTTTTCCGCCAAATGTGCCTCTTCCTTTGTTTTGTAAACTCCTACTAGGCCTAAAATAGTAAAGCAGCCCTTCTAAGTATCATTCCAGCATCTCCCTCTCCCGTACGCAGTGATTACACTTCATATAGGTCTTTGACAGAGCAtcacaattaaattttttcttaacaaTCTCTCATTAAGCTGAGGTGTTCAAGGACAGATACTACGCCACTCGCCTTTTAATCTCCAGAATTATTACAGGCCCTCCAATAGGTgcggaataatttttttttttttggtctttttgtctttttagtgctgcacctgcggcatagggaggttcccaggctaggggctgaattggaactgtagccgccggcctacaccacagtgacagcaacgcaggatccgagccacgtctgcgacctacaccacagctcacggcaacaccagatccttaacccactgagcaaagccagggatccaacccacaacctcatggttcctagtcggatttgttaaccactgagccacgatgggaactccctagatgttATTTTTGATAGCAATTAAACATTCCTTTCCATCTCCTCTCACCATCTAATCATTTACCAAGTTCTAAAATCTCAATCTACTTAACGTCTCTGTTACCAAGTCCTCCTCCAGTCCCATTTCTAAGGTTAACAAAACTCCTGTGATTGCATCTTGAGACTGGGGTGCTTCTCCACACCAGGCCGTCTTCACTATTGCTGACAGCTACCTTTCTAAAACATACCAGGAaattcccgccgtggcacagcaggatctgaAGCGCCGCTGAGCATCAAGGtcgcaggtcccatccctggcccagcacagtgggttaaaggatctggcacagaaggatctggcattgcagccgCTGCAGCGCAGGTtgaaactgcggctcagatctgatgcctggcctgggaactccatgtgtcacagggcagccaaaaaagaaaagcagaaaagaaaacataccatGTTAAAGCTTCCTAATAACTTAAGAAACAAGTTTTACGGCTGTgactgtgggtaggccagcagctatacctctgatttgacccctagcctgggaacttccatatgccttgggtgaggccctaaaaaagcaaaaaaaaaaaaaagttagatagCTAGCCATTTTGAGTTGTAACTGGTTATTTCCCAAGAATGTGTTAACAGATTGTCCATggagagttaaaaataaataaaataaatgaatgcataatgGAAAGAGACAGGAGATAATGTCTTGGGTTGCtgcatgcctcaggagcagccaaaaaaaagaagaaaaatcaaagtattttctaTACAAGTGCAGCTTCAAGTCAAATTCCCTGGCCTACACGTCCAACTAGACTGCAGCCACTAAGCCCCTCGTTTATAAAAATTCTGAAGCAGTCAGTGACTATTACTTGTCCTAAGAAGCTTTCTCTAACCTTCTCCTCCTGATGATCTGTTCACAGCTTTGCCCTCTAAGCTTTTACAACTCCGGCCAAATACAATTATCTTACCAAACAACAGTACAGGGCGCtatttctcttttagattcttctAGGGTAGCTCATCCAGGGTAAGAATGCTCCATCAGTTccctcatatgtaaaataaagataagatgACATATAGaactgttgtgagaattaaatgtgttAATGCATATTTAAAGCACTTGGCACAGTGTCTGACATTTAATAAGTGCTGAATAAATGTTGGCAATTATTTTCAATacgtttgttgaatgaagaaCGAACCCAAAGTCCCACAGGAAACAGACGGGTGGATGTATTCTTCAAAAAGGGCATAACAAGAAAACATGGCCTTGGAAGTGTCTcacggcacagcaggttaaggatccagcattgtcactgcgggggctctggtcactgctgtggcatgtgttcaatccctggcccaggaacttcctcattctatgagtgcagccaaaaaaaaaagaaaaacaaagaaaggcacAGCAAATGTATGGCATAAAAGGTTAGTAGTTAATGTTAACATAACCATGTTGTTATATAAGAATAACAAATGACTGTACATTAATATGAGTTGATATTCAATATAGTTACAGATTCTCACTGTTGTTGGTCATTTACTGAAATCTTTATTAATTTAGAAAAGGAACTCTAAACCAAAAGGTTTCCTTACCTCCTCTGATGTATTTTAGAGAAATTATGGGTTAGTTACAAAGCTTTGAGAAATGCCAGTTGTACCAAATCCCAGCATCCTAAGGGCAACATCCACCAAAATCAAGGAGGCATCATTGTGTTTACTCTCCCATAGGATTTTGTATAAAAGATGCTTCTCTTTGCCTTTCTAACAAAATTTCAGACTGAAAGACAATCTGATCAAGGAAATAAAGAACGAGAgcatacaaacaaatggaaaaagcaAGCATTCACGTGCGTGcacccacacacacaatttaACTCAAAAATTCACCTGCCTCATGTACTCATTTTCAAGTTAGTATTTCGTGCAGGCTTACTGCAGGTGCAGTCCCAAAACATCTCTAACATGGGGTGGGAAATGGAGAGTGACCACCTAACTATGACAGAAAACCAGACGGATAACGCAGGCGGACAGTTCTCCTCCTTTTTTTGAACCGGGGCAGGAGCCTCTCTGGATATATCCGAAAAAGAGTTAACAGGAGATTCCGCTTTTCCTGTTTTAGTAAAACTGTCAATGAAATTTGAGATGCATTTACTTGACAATTTCCTGGATCTGACTTTGTTGGGAAAGGGAAGGCTTTTTTCTAGTATTAAGCTATCAGCCTCAACCGTACCAACCTGAGTTTGGATGTTACTCATAGATTAACTCTACATAAATGGACACAAGCACAATAAgggtttttattgttgaattgctATTTTACCATATGCAGAGCAAAAAGCAAAGGGACTCTTCTACTGGTGCATTCACGTTTGAAATTCTTGGAtgataaacaagtaaatgaatgactagttaggaaaagaaaaactgaagcaaGGGTTTCCTTACAGGTCTTATAATTTCTCTAATTAGAGAAAACATGCTCAAAACTTTTAGAAcaacaccttttttttcctacatgtgatatcatattaATAAGCAACCTATGTTTACTTCAGTAAATTGTAAAGAATCTTTTCATAGTAAGGATAGTCTATCTCTGGCTAATGCAATTATCATTTGAATATAATATAAGCATCAAAAAATAAAGGAGTGGCataatttaattttccaaaatgttaataCTCTTAATGCTGAGTTTCCAGTTCCAGAATTGTCCATTCCCCTTGGGGTGAACAATCTTCAGAGGAAAAACTAGCCATGGTGATGCTTGCGGAGGAATCATCGAATGGAGATGTTACTTCGCTCCACTTGTTCAAAGTGTCAACATGTGCTTTACCCTGAGGTTTTGAGCTGTCTCGTGCTAAAAGCAGTGTCTGATTGATGAGATACTGTGCTAAATTTAAGTCTTCAGGAACAGAACTTGTAATATTTAAGTCTGAATCCTGTTCAGAGAGCAGCTGCTTTAAGAGCGTCCAATCTTGTTTTGCAAAGTGTTGCTCATCTTCAGAATCCACGTCTGTAACGTGTGTTTCTGATTCCATTTTCTGCTCAAAGGCTTCTGTTACATCCATCTCATATATTGGAGAAAGGGTTTTTGAAGGCCGGTGGTCATACATGTGGGTTTGTGCCACTGTGTCATAATCATCTATGTCTCCTGAAATAATTCATAATACTACACAATGTAAAAATTGCACATGTTGGTACCCCCTCAGAGTTTTGCAGAACAATATTAACACAATATAACAGTtatagtccaaaaaaaaaaaaaaacagaatgggaaaaataacatttatacaaAATTGACAAGATGCTTGAAggtatttccttttctatgtcttaaaaaaaaaaaacctcaaaagtaATGCTTAGCAGCAAAATCAACATAGGCGACTAACAGTAATTCTacataatttaatttgaaaacttgtgatacagaaaacagaaattatttaaacagaaacagaacGTGCACATATATCTAATTCACTACAATAAAAACTTAAAGAGAAACAAGGCATGGTTATCTGATGGTGATTTTTAGAGGGAAGACAGTTTCAAAAGgggaataaatacatttttatctaaAGGCTTATTTGTATATTGCACATGCAAAGGAGGAtgcaaaagcaaagacaaaaaaatacaaatttaaagagCTCCCTCTTATCGTGATTTTGTTGAACAGGGACTATGGATCAGTATTTTTCTTAGTTCTGATATACAATAGCTACTCAGTCAGCCACTATTGCATATGTTAAATGTGGGTCATAGTTCGAATTACTGTAATAAGGgagacaaacacacacaacaaTTAGACAGGAAACCATCCATACATATGAAAGAAGCCTGGGCTTTTTTCATATGGTATCATTGCTTCTAAATATAATCTCTTTtaggaaatttatctttttacttgAAAATTTTAGAATAGAACTATAGTGATCCTGAAAGTCTTAATCtctgtaaaatgtatataaattttaataatctaGTTAAAATAGTTCAGTGCTTTTAATTACATATTACTATAGTTATTGCACAGCCCTCTTAGATATATATTAGCAGAGTCCACAAGTCGCATCCAACGTATGATAAAATTTCTAATAGTCAAGAATTTCTATGTTAAATTCgacataaataactaaataagagCAAACTAAGTTTTTATCCTTTCACGTAAAATCTCTTAGTACGTTGGCACTAATAAACAACCAAAGTTTTTATTAGATATTAATTTTTCACTAAGGTTTGAACGAACAGTTGAGTCACTAGCTCATTTCGTTTATTATGAAATTTCAGCTTTCGTTGAAAATTTGAATCTGTGGCTTCAGCAATTATTCTGCCTGACTAAAACATACCACGAAGGGCTACCTACAGCTTTAAAACATAAGCTCACTTTCTTATGGATTTAGCATTTCTATTTCTGTACATTACCTGCAGATAAAGCAATAGTGGCTTTTTCGGGGACTGCAGAATGGCTCTGTCTCTCTTGACCTTCCTGAGGCAGAACGTGACTCCGACGGGAGCCCACGGATTTTGCGGGACTGTTCTTTGGCATGTCAGAGGCGGCTTCTCGCCGATGAAGCTCCAAGTGACACGGTCTTTCGTGAGCTCTTACTTCGCCATCTGAGAGTCTGCCCTGTGTCTGAAAGGCGCCACCCACGCGGCTTCCGATGCCCACTTTCTGATCTTCGGGAGGAGGCTGGCTGCCTCCCTGCGACGGGACCTCTGCTGGGCTCTTTCCGTCTGCGGCCGAAGCACGCGGTGCATCTTTCCTTAGAGAGTCAATGCTACTGAGACCCGAGGGAGTGCTTTTGTTTCTAAACACACTGCTGCCTTTATCTTGCTTACATTCGAAAATCCTACCTCCACTTCCTTGCGAGTAGCTGGTCCTTCCCTGAGGTTCATGAGAAACCCCATCGAAAACGTCGGAAGGGGAGGCCGAATCCAGGGGAGGCTGAAAGGGAGCGTGGGCTTCCCCTTCGTCAGATCCGAGTTCTTCACACTCATCTACTGAAAGCAGAACGGACCTTTTGAAATTTTTGCTTGCACGGAACTGAGTACTTTCGTTTTCAGTCGCATCTTCAAAAGCTAAATTAATTATCCCCTGAAACTGCTGAAGCGCCGGAGTAGCCGTAGAGAAATTTTCCGCAACATTTTCAGCTTCGGACCTTTCGTCTTCCGTTTCATCTGCCGAGGAGGACACCGGATCCGCTTCCTGAGCGAAGGGAACACCGCCTCGGGGAAGGTGATCTTTTTCCCTAGGGTGGACCACCGACGATCGAGACCAGAGGTCTGGCCTTTTCCTAGGAATCTCATCATCACTTGTCGAGTTAACCTGGAAGAGATCACTGCcactttgctttttcattttcacctCGATTCTTAAGTTACTGTCATATATCTTTAATTCTTCAGGAGTACTGGTATCGCTGCTGCTTCTCCCGAGGAAATCGTGGCACAGCATGGTGCCGCACTTAGAAATACCCCTGTCGTTGGACCCATCATCGTCCTGAGACCCTCCTGCGTCATAGTCTTCAGACCTGGGCTTTATGTCATCGGACGACGTGGTAGCGCTGCCGCTGTCGGATTCAGGGCTCTCTCTCTGATGGAGAACACGGGTGCTTAAGTGCCAGTGACTCACGAAAGGGGCTTCTGGAGTGTCTGTTGTTTCCGTATCTTTGGGAGAATTCTTCCCGGATGTTGGTTCCAGGAAGCCCGCGGAGGAAGTAGTTGAGTCTCCCGTGGCATGTCTGTCCTCATTCACGGCAGAGTCCTCAGACACCTGACCAGGGCCTGTCTGCTCTTCGACCTGAACTTGAGGTTTTCTGTCATCGGGACCAAAATTTAAGGTGCCATTTGTCTTTTCAGGAACATAAGGTAAAACATCTTTCACACATCCACGGTTTAATTTTGTGTTCGCATCTCTTCCCCCTACCTGCTTCTCCCTGTCTGAGACGGAACGGACGTGCTCTTCACGCGTTGGGTCCAAGTCACAATCTGGAGTAGAGGTCAAAGGGTTTTCATGTGGATTTGAAACCATGGATTTTAGGGCAGCGGTGCTAGAAAATTCTGGATCAACCTTATCACTCTCGTCAGAAGGACAACGTATTCTAGCTGGGTTGCAATGATCTGGTTTTGTGTGACCAGAAAAATTTGTTTCGCTTTTATCCGAACACATCTGTTTCGAGTCCAGTTCATGTTTTATTAATTCACCCAGATGTGAAGTGTTCTGGCATTCTAACACCAACTTCTCTTTGGCTTGATTGTTTAGTGGCTTTTGTGGGTCAAGAATGCGTGATGGCTGAACTGCTTCTGTACCACTGATTTCGGCGGCGAGGTTGGTGAGAGGGTTATGCGGCATCTGTTCAGAAACACTGCCTTTGCTGCTATTATCACATACATCATGAAGCACAGTTTTCTGGACAACAGATGGCTCACTTTTTAAAGGTCTTTGAGAAGACTGAGTCTTCAATATAACCTGTCCAGGAAGCGTTTTCTGTTTTGAATCTTTATTATTCAAAGTTTCACCTTTCTTAGCTTGATTTAAGTTTTTAGGCATTGCTACTGTTTTTGCATTAACCTTAGGCAAAGTTGTTTGTCCttgtttgataatttttttcttaggtgTTTGTTTATCTGTAGCGGTACCGTGGTccaattttttcacattttcatcaGACTGCCTTGAAGAGACGGAAGATTTTACTGAAGTTGGTGACTCTCCCTGGGATCCtaagaaaagaaagttcaaaaATATAATATACCTTCCAGTTTGTGAGTGACAattcagtatttgtttttaaatccctttagatgaaataaaaaagataaagcaatgaAACGGTAACATAGGATCAAATGGAAGTTACAAATTAGGAGTTAGTgacatgataaaataaaaaatattttatattacaaatataaaaaatacaaataaaccatTCCAGCATCttagtaaaattattaaaataagatttcTCTTCTTCAAGAGACTTTGATCCTTATGGCAGAATTGGATTTGCATAAATACATGGGGGTagaaaaatctgattttcttttatcaAAAGAGCAGTAAAGTCTTCCCTCTGAAGTTCCGGGGGGAAGGGggttggtgggggcaggggtggataGAACACAGCTGAAAAGGAGAATCAAgctaaacataaaatagaaatgttgAAACTGCTgctgttttttccccctccaacAGTAGCAAAACTGATTTATTTCTCATAACCAGATCGTTACTGCTGTAGCTCATTAGGGTTAACAACTTAGACCTGCAATTGACACTAAAGCTGCtaagtggaaagaaagaagattaaTTTTGggaattcatttgttttaatggTTGAAGCCCTAGATGATATTTTGAGCATTTAAATCTGTCAGATAAAATTAccaaatctttttaaatgtttcatttttttcagctctTATTAAAAGATGGATGatttttctctggcttatttataaatttacttttcaGTATTAATTCATTATCTACGTCAAAATTATGTTTAGGATTTTACAAACTGCTTTTACCTATTGGAATGCTTAATGCATAATGCAAGTTCATTTTTAAGATCaattagtgggaaaataaaaaaaattattaaaaaaaaaaaagaagaaaaaaaatgggggaaaaaatgtaattgtaatgtatacatgtaaggataacctgacccccttgctgtacaatgggaaaataaaaaaaattattaaaaaaaaaagatcaattatagtaggagttcccatcgcggtgcagcagaaacgaatctgactaggaaccatgaggttgtgggttcgatccctggcctcgctcagtgggttaaggatctggcattgccatgagctgtggcgtaggccagaagctacagctctgattcgacccctagactgggaacctccatatgccatgggtacggccctaaaaagacaaaagacaggaaaaaaaaaaaaagatcagttacAGTAACAGATTTTGCAATCTGATCATTATTCCTCTCTTTCTTACAAGATGGAAAAACAGCAGGCACAGCCCAGAGTGCGGATGGAAAATTCTCCCTCAGTAGTACAGCTTTCCAGACTGtaccattacttttttttttttttttgtctttttgccttttctagggccactccctctgcatatggaggttcccaggctagggggcgaatcggagctgtagccaccagcccacgccagagccacagcaacgtgggatctgagctgcttctgcaacctacaccgcagctcacggcaacgccagatcctgaacccactgagcaaggccagggatcgaacctgcaacctcatggtttctagtcggattcgttaaccactacgccatgacgagaactccgtgtaccattactttttaaaaagctctttagTGCTGGTTTTGCAGGTGAGAGTCTCACCGTTATCAACGATGCTGCGAAGAAACACAGGCATAATATAAAAGGACCAGAAATGCAGATGACCTAGTGCCTCCTTTAACCGTTTTTCTCACAAAAGATAATAAAAGCTAAACTCACACCCCCCAATACCAAGATACTTGtctgaaaggaagaagaagatcTTCCATCCGTAGCAGGAAGGGAATATGCCAAGTGAGTGAAACCATGTTCCAGTTTGCTTCTGTGCTGCTCAGGTTCCAAACCTGAGTTCTGCTGATGCAGTCTAGACAGGGAAGTAGTACCTGGCACAAGCACAACTCTACCTGGAGTCCTCACAAGATTAGCTGCGGCGCTCTTTGTCCTCTGCTGCGCTGTGGCGTGGCCCGGgccatttcctcttttctttaaaatggtcTGTGGTACTGGATCACCGTGTCCTTTGCTGGTGACCTTCCTTAGCACACTAGGACAAATTACTTGGGTTCAGTATGACATTGAGATTCcagaacataaatttttaaaaggcccAATCACggaacatgcttttttttttttctcacagaagtaaaaaaatatattctcttttctgaaaacaaaaaaaccatacgtcgtaaatatttaagtttataaaaTTGTAGATCAACTCGTACAAAGCAAGCCATGTATAATCAAGGGCCATGAGTATGCATCATTCTTCTATCACTCTGCATAAGTCATCATTTTGCATAATAAACAAGAAAGGGTTTAAAATATCGTTATGTACGTACATTTTCTAACAAAGGAAAGATGTTTTCAACAATACTTGGCCACAAGTTATATATAATTAACTTCCAGAGAAAGCTAAGGTCAGGTAAAACATGAATGAAGACTTACCTGTTATTTATATCGGTTTCTCTTTCATGAATACtttttttattgggagttccATTGGTAACTTTTGAAACGGGTCGAGGTTTTACTGCTGTAAATTAAGGAAAGTGAGTCATGAGCTAGAACACTGACTATGTCACAATTATGTATAAATTCACTGGTCATACCCTATACACAAAATCAGACATTAATGTCGGAAAAACTGTGCTTTCTCTCAGTTTGCATGGATACATGTAAATACTTTTTACTTActgaaacttatttatttttatttaaagtccaaatataggttttttgtttgtttgttttttctgggaACTTTAACTGCTCATTAAAAGCTCCTCAAGAGCTGTTAAAAATGagagtgctggagttccctggggctcagcgggctaaggattcGGTataactgtggtgcaggttctatccctggcccgggaacttccacatgtgggcacagcgaacaaacaaacaaacaaaattagaagGCTAGAACCCACCTTGAGCGGGAGTTTTGATACTTTCTACGCTGTTTTTCACAGTCTGTGCTGGAGAGTCACAAACGGAAAGCCTGTGGCCAGAAGGCTTCTCCTGCATTGACCCATTTTCTTTAGCTTCATCCAGACAGTCCGCGCCAGGCAACAATTCCACACTTGAATTTGCAGACCTGCTGGCGGGGCCTGCGAGCCCGGGGCATGGAGAATCTCTGCCTGTCACTTTCTTCCAAGGCTGTGCTTTGGCTGGCACAGGGGAGTTCGCAGCAGGTACCTTGGGTCTGGCTCCTGCGACTTGCCCCTCTGGATGCCTCACTCCTTTTCCATTGACTGAATTCTTCTGTCCATCGGCTGCTGCCGACCTTTCCACAACTTGTTTGAGGGACAGGCTTGCTGACTTTGCATTATCACCGTTTTCTGTCTTGGGCTTTATGATAGCTTTGGGCTTTCCAGAAACATTTTTTCCTgcagtttttaattcttttgtacTTGTGGATGCCGTTTTTGTACCATCCTTTTCTTTCAAATCATCATGcttcaaagttttatttatataatttctattcGTACTTGATGAATGGCCAGATGCTCCTAATGCATCAGATTTCATCTTTTGATTAGTAGAGGGATAACGCCAATACTCTTTCTTGTTACTTCCTCTCCAAGATTTGGTTTTTATAACACCAGAGTCAGAAGCTTGTCTCCTttgctacaaagaaaaaaataaatactttataatttGACTAAAGTCTTCGACACATAATACTTTGTTTCAAAAGCCAGTTTTTCAAAGAGGTAAAAAGCAGCAACATTCCTATGATGATTTAGAATCTCTTAAAACTTGAATTATCTTGGATCATTTTAATGTGTCTTTGATCA encodes the following:
- the KIAA1107 gene encoding uncharacterized protein KIAA1107 homolog isoform X3; translation: MARCGEGGAAPVVPPGSPGVGRKGPCERRRLKAAVAEQLSQDLLRLLREEVHTDVTFCIGCALFKAHKAVLLARVPDFYFHTVGQTNNLTNHDPVAVENFEASEFGTFLQIVYSSNRNIKNYEEETLRKTIVESGVPPRKCDFSVGKCADNDGRSSAGKRSPDHSLLKHEIPEDISSNEDSFISTDIYDLEPASELGEDFLKLYQKRCCPDIDIYVDGKRFKAHRISHVEMNIMMHFIYGGTLDFPEKANVGQILNMADMYGLEGLKEVAIYILRRDYCNFFQKPVPRRLASVLECLIIAHSVGVESLFADCMKWIVKHFARFWSERSFANVPPEIQKKCLNMLIQSLNDENAAFLLMESDRLIISLPRVRWTEAALTMASQLQEECIAFIIENFPRIIHSENFALFLQSQAMSSTADLLDKILKAIEENITTEKSCSLLMALDTLLNSDSTKEMVSNGFTCKIQALRDKLWIFLVQSFYAVRHTESWKLMSTDDQQKIQAAAFDKGDDRRLGKKPVFSSSQQRRQASDSGVIKTKSWRGSNKKEYWRYPSTNQKMKSDALGASGHSSSTNRNYINKTLKHDDLKEKDGTKTASTSTKELKTAGKNVSGKPKAIIKPKTENGDNAKSASLSLKQVVERSAAADGQKNSVNGKGVRHPEGQVAGARPKVPAANSPVPAKAQPWKKVTGRDSPCPGLAGPASRSANSSVELLPGADCLDEAKENGSMQEKPSGHRLSVCDSPAQTVKNSVESIKTPAQAVKPRPVSKVTNGTPNKKSIHERETDINNSVLRKVTSKGHGDPVPQTILKKRGNGPGHATAQQRTKSAAANLVRTPGSQGESPTSVKSSVSSRQSDENVKKLDHGTATDKQTPKKKIIKQGQTTLPKVNAKTVAMPKNLNQAKKGETLNNKDSKQKTLPGQVILKTQSSQRPLKSEPSVVQKTVLHDVCDNSSKGSVSEQMPHNPLTNLAAEISGTEAVQPSRILDPQKPLNNQAKEKLVLECQNTSHLGELIKHELDSKQMCSDKSETNFSGHTKPDHCNPARIRCPSDESDKVDPEFSSTAALKSMVSNPHENPLTSTPDCDLDPTREEHVRSVSDREKQVGGRDANTKLNRGCVKDVLPYVPEKTNGTLNFGPDDRKPQVQVEEQTGPGQVSEDSAVNEDRHATGDSTTSSAGFLEPTSGKNSPKDTETTDTPEAPFVSHWHLSTRVLHQRESPESDSGSATTSSDDIKPRSEDYDAGGSQDDDGSNDRGISKCGTMLCHDFLGRSSSDTSTPEELKIYDSNLRIEVKMKKQSGSDLFQVNSTSDDEIPRKRPDLWSRSSVVHPREKDHLPRGGVPFAQEADPVSSSADETEDERSEAENVAENFSTATPALQQFQGIINLAFEDATENESTQFRASKNFKRSVLLSVDECEELGSDEGEAHAPFQPPLDSASPSDVFDGVSHEPQGRTSYSQGSGGRIFECKQDKGSSVFRNKSTPSGLSSIDSLRKDAPRASAADGKSPAEVPSQGGSQPPPEDQKVGIGSRVGGAFQTQGRLSDGEVRAHERPCHLELHRREAASDMPKNSPAKSVGSRRSHVLPQEGQERQSHSAVPEKATIALSAGDIDDYDTVAQTHMYDHRPSKTLSPIYEMDVTEAFEQKMESETHVTDVDSEDEQHFAKQDWTLLKQLLSEQDSDLNITSSVPEDLNLAQYLINQTLLLARDSSKPQGKAHVDTLNKWSEVTSPFDDSSASITMASFSSEDCSPQGEWTILELETQH